Proteins from one Capricornis sumatraensis isolate serow.1 chromosome 2, serow.2, whole genome shotgun sequence genomic window:
- the TMEM229B gene encoding transmembrane protein 229B isoform X2 — MASAEPLTALSRWYLYAIHGYFCEVMFTAAWEFVVNFNWKFPGVTSVWALFIYGTSILIVERMYLRLRGRCPLLLRCLIYTLWTYLWEFTTGFILRQFNACPWDYSQFDFDFMGLITLEYAVPWFCGALIVEQFIIRNTLRLRFDKDAEPGEPSDALALANGHVKTD, encoded by the coding sequence ATGGCTTCCGCCGAGCCCCTGACGGCGCTGTCCCGCTGGTACCTGTACGCCATCCACGGCTACTTCTGCGAGGTGATGTTCACGGCGGCCTGGGAGTTCGTGGTGAACTTTAACTGGAAGTTCCCGGGGGTCACGAGCGTGTGGGCGCTCTTCATCTACGGCACGTCCATCCTCATCGTGGAGCGCATGTACCTGCGCCTGCGTGGCCGCTGCCCGCTGCTGCTGCGCTGCCTCATCTACACGCTCTGGACCTACCTGTGGGAGTTCACCACCGGCTTCATCCTGCGCCAGTTCAACGCCTGCCCCTGGGACTACTCCCAGTTCGACTTCGACTTCATGGGCCTCATCACCCTGGAGTACGCCGTGCCCTGGTTCTGCGGGGCCCTCATCGTGGAGCAGTTCATCATCCGCAACACCCTCCGCCTCCGCTTCGACAAGGATGCCGAGCCCGGGGAGCCCAGTGATGCCCTGGCCCTGGCCAATGGCCACGTCAAGACTGACTGA